One window of the Populus nigra chromosome 4, ddPopNigr1.1, whole genome shotgun sequence genome contains the following:
- the LOC133692879 gene encoding pyrophosphate--fructose 6-phosphate 1-phosphotransferase subunit alpha-like: protein MDSDFGIPRELSDLQKLRSLYQPGLPPCLQGTTVRVEFGDVTTCADPADVHAISRAFPHTYGQPLAHFLRATAKVPDAQIITDHPAVRVGIVFCGRQSPGGHNVVWGLQNALKIHNPKSTLLGFLGGSEGFFAQKTLEITDDILETYKNQGGYDLLGRTKDQIRTTEQVRAALTACKDLKLDALVIIGGVTSNTDAAQLAETFAVEKCQTKVVGVPVTLNGDLKNQFVETNVGFDTICKVNSQLISNVCTDALSAEKYYYFIRLMGRKASHVALECTLQSHPNMVILGEEVAASKLTLFDLTKKICDAVQARAEQDKNHGVILLPEGLIESIPEVYALLKEIHSLLKQGVAPDSISSQLSPWASALLEFLPPFIKRELLLHPESDDSAQLSQIETEKLLAHLVEAEMNRRLKEGTYKGKKFNAICHFFGYQARGSLPSKFDCDYAYVLGHICYHILAAGLNGYMATVSNLKNPSNKWRCGAAPITAMMTVKHWAQSPGASSIGKPAIHPATVDLKGKAYELLRVNAGRFLMEDLYRNPGPLQFDGPGADSKAVSLSVEDADYMGRIKKLQEYLDKVRNIVKPGCSQDVLKAALSVMSSVTDVLSVMSSTSSSGLTTL from the exons ATGGATTCCGATTTCGGCATCCCTAGAGAACTTTCCGATCTCCAAAAACTCCGATCTCTTTACCAGCCAGGACTCCCTCCCTGTCTTCAG GGAACTACCGTGAGGGTAGAATTTGGGGATGTAACCACATGTGCGGACCCGGCTGATGTCCACGCCATAAGCCGAGCCTTTCCCCACACCTATGGTCAGCCCTTGGCTCACTTCCTCAGGGCAACTGCTAAAGTCCCTGATGCTCAGATTATAACCGACCATCCTGCTGTCAG GGTGGGAATAGTCTTCTGCGGGAGACAGTCTCCTGGAGGACATAATGTCGTATGGGGTCTTCAAAACGCTCTTAAAATCCATAATCCTAAAAGCACTTTACTTGGATTTCTAG GAGGTTCTGAAGGTTTTTTTGCTCAGAAAACACTTGAAATTACAGATGACATTCTTGAGACCTACAAAAATCAAG GCGGTTATGATTTGCTGGGACGGACAAAAGATCAAATAAGAACAACCGAACAGGTTAGGGCAGCACTAACTGCGTGCAAAGATTTGAAATTGGATGCCCTTGTTATCATTGGAG GAGTTACATCAAATACAGATGCTGCTCAGCTTGCTGAAACATTTGCTGTGGAAAAATGCCAAACAAAG GTGGTTGGTGTTCCTGTTACTTTAAATGGAGATCTCAAGAATCAATTTGTGGAAACCAATGTTGGTTTCGATACAATATGCAAG GTTAATTCCCAGCTCATCAGCAATGTGTGCACCGATGCTCTCTCTGCAGAGAAG TATTATTATTTCATCCGGCTCATGGGCCGAAAGGCATCTCATGTTGCTCTGGAATGCACACTTCAGTCTCATCCAAATATG GTTATTCTTGGTGAGGAGGTGGCTGCATCGAAGCTTACTCTTTTTGACTTGACCAAAAAAATTTGCGATGCAGTCCAAGCACGAGCAGAGCAAG ACAAGAATCATGGAGTCATTCTACTGCCAGAGGGACTCATAGAAAGCATTCCTGAGGTCTATGCTCTCTTGAAG GAAATACACAGTTTACTCAAGCAAGGTGTTGCTCCTGACAGCATTTCATCACAGCTTTCACCATGGGCATCTGCTTTACTTGAATTTTTGCCACCCTTTATCAAGAGAGAG CTGCTGCTTCATCCTGAATCAGATGACTCAGCACAGTTATCCCAG ATTGAAACAGAGAAACTTCTAGCACATCTTGTGGAGGCAGAAATGAACAGGCGGCTG AAAGAAGGGACATATAAGGGGAAGAAGTTCAATGCTATATGCCACTTTTTTGGTTATCAGGCCCGAGGGTCCTTACCATCGAAATTCGATTGTGACTATGCCTAT GTTCTTGGGCACATCTGCTACCATATTTTAGCCGCTGGTTTGAATGGTTACATGGCCACAGTAAGTAACCTAAAGAATCCCTCGAACAAGTGGCGTTGTGGTGCTGCTCCTATTACA GCAATGATGACAGTGAAGCATTGGGCTCAAAGCCCTGGTGCATCTTCAATTGGAAAACCTGCTATTCATCCAGCTACAGTGGATTTGAAAGGCAAAGCATATGA GCTGCTGAGAGTAAATGCAGGAAGATTTTTGATGGAAGACCTGTACAGAAATCCAGGTCCCCTTCAATTTGATGGTCCTGGTGCTGATTCTAAGGCTGTATCTCTCTCTGTTGAAGACGCGGATTACATGGGCCGGATCAAGAAACTGCAGGAATACCTTGACAAG GTTAGAAACATTGTGAAACCAGGGTGCTCTCAGGATGTCCTGAAAGCTGCGTTGAGTGTCATGTCTTCTGTGACAGATGTTCTCTCTGTGATGTCCTCAACCTCATCCAGTGGCCTAACAACCCTTTAA
- the LOC133692883 gene encoding cell division control protein 2 homolog D-like, with translation MEKAGGVVAAAPTNTVVSAMDAFEKLEKVGEGTYGKVYRARERATGKIVALKKTRLHEDDEGVPPTTLREVSILRMLSRDPHVVRLMDVKQGQNKQGKTVLYLVFEYMDTDLKKFIRSFRQTGENIPVKNVKSLMYQLCKGVAFCHGHGVLHRDLKPHNLLMDRKTMMLKIADLGLARAFTLPIKKYTHEILTLWYRAPEVLLGATHYSTAVDVWSVGCIFAELATKQPLFPGDSELQQLLHIFRLLGTPNEEMWPGVSNLMNWHEYPQWKPQSLSSAVTNLDKDGLDLLSQMLQYDPSKRISAKKAMEHPYFDELEKECL, from the exons ATGGAAAAGGCAGGAGGAGTAGTAGCAGCAGCACCAACGAACACGGTGGTTTCGGCGATGGATGCATTCGAGAAGCTAGAGAAAGTAGGAGAGGGAACGTACGGTAAAGTGTACAGAGCAAGGGAGAGAGCCACTGGAAAAATCGTTGCTCTCAAAAAGACACGTCTCCATGAAGACGATGAAGGAGTCCCACCCACCACTCTTCGTGAAGTCTCCATCTTGCGTATGCTCTCCAGAGATCCTCACGTCGTCcg TTTGATGGACGTGAAACAAGGGCAGAATAAGCAAGGCAAGACAGTTCTGTATCTGGTTTTTGAGTACATGGACACCGATCTCAAGAAATTTATCCGAAGCTTCCGCCAAACTGGAGAGAACATTCCTGTAAAAAATGTGAAG AGCTTGATGTATCAATTGTGCAAGGGTGTGGCTTTCTGCCATGGCCATGGAGTCTTACACAG GGATCTTAAGCCTCATAACCTGTTGATGGACCGCAAGACAATGATGCTTAAAATAGCTGATCTTGGACTAGCTCGAGCATTTACACTTCCTATTAAGAAGTATACCCATgag ATATTGACTTTGTGGTATAGAGCTCCTGAAGTCCTTCTGGGGGCTACCCATTACTCAACTGCAGTGGATGTATGGTCTGTTGGCTGTATATTTG CTGAACTGGCGACAAAGCAACCACTCTTCCCTGGAGACTCTGAACTACAACAGCTCCTGCATATTTTCAG GTTATTAGGTACTCCAAATGAAGAAATGTGGCCAGGAGTAAGCAACCTGATGAACTGGCATGAGTATCCCCAATGGAAACCTCAGAGTTTGTCGTCAGCTGTAACTAATTTGGACAAGGATGGGCTGGATCTACTATCA CAAATGTTGCAGTATGACCCTTCAAAGCGTATCTCAGCAAAGAAAGCCATGGAACATCCTTACTTTGATGAATTGGAGAAGGAATGTCTCTAA
- the LOC133690552 gene encoding mitotic spindle checkpoint protein BUBR1-like, protein MDPETEFLASKQETGNEWELFKENVRPLKRGRNVGLLNQALKYHSDYQLKRSLLDTRRKLIEAIDEYEGDDPLLPWIECIKWVQEAFPQGGDSSGLILIYEQCVRAFWHSDRYKDDLRYLKVWLEYAENCVDAEVIYSFLDANEIGKSQSAYYLAYALHMESKSKMKIANDIFNLGISRDAQPIEKLKDAYRKFLIRSMTKPKVVEDDGGESHLPVRSFGTVLSSTDNRRQNMERSELANKQMKPDRTQKTPLSIFKDTTNIDAMPGHQSVKAKPELNPWSTLGAREERNKENSAVPTKWTTYKIPQRPGARTGGVTASASIEVFVDEECSKMVRAQYHDGMSSTLRLRQGDGLYIKKETDLLRENPLRNFPLRSLPREDLANGCNLD, encoded by the exons ATGGATCCAGAGACGGAGTTTCTCGCATCAAAACAAGAGACGGGTAACGAGTGGGAACTGTTCAAAGAAAATGTAAGACCCTTGAAAAGAGGCCGCAATGTTGGCCTCTTGAATCAAGCCCTCAAATATCACTCAGATTATCAACTCAAGAGATCTCTCCTGGATACCCGAAG GAAGTTGATCGAAGCTATTGATGAGTACGAAGGGGATGACCCTCTCTTGCCATGGATCGA GTGTATAAAATGGGTTCAAGAGGCATTCCCACAAGGAGGAGACAGCTCAGGCCTCATACTCATATACGAACAATGTGTGCGTGCCTTTTGGCATTCCGACCGGTACAAGGATGATCTCCGTTACCTCAAAGTTTGGTTAGAATAC GCTGAAAACTGTGTTGATGCAGAAGTCATTTACAGTTTTCTTGATGCAAATGAAATTGGCAAGTCACAGTCTGCCTATTACCTTGCATATGCTTTGCATATGGAATCCAAGTCTAAGATGAAAATTGCAAATGACATTTTCAATCTTGGGATATCTAG GGATGCTCAACCAATAGAAAAATTGAAGGATGCCTACAGGAAGTTTCTTATTAGATCAATGACAAAACCAAAAGTTGTGGAG gATGACGGTGGAGAAAGTCACTTACCAGTCCGAAGCTTTGGAACTGTCTTGTCCAGCACAGATAATC GGAGGCAAAATATGGAGAGATCCGAACTTGCAAATAAACAAATGAAGCCGGACAG GACTCAGAAGACCCCCCTTTCTATTTTCAAAGACACAACAAATATTGATGCCATGCCAGGACATCAATCAGTTAAGGCCAAGCCAGAGTTGAATCCTTGGAGCACTCTTGGAGCTCGagaagagagaaacaaagaaaatagtGCAGTGCCTACCAAATGGACAACATATAAG ATTCCGCAGAGACCTGGAGCTAGAACTGGAGGGGTAACTGCAAGTGCCTCCATTGAAGTGTTTGTTGACGAGGAATGTTCCAA AATGGTTAGAGCACAGTATCACGATGGCATGTCTTCGACATTGAGGCTGAGACAGGGGGACGGCCTATACATTAAGAA GGAAACAGATCTCTTAAGGGAGAACCCACTAAGGAATTTTCCTTTGCGTAGCCTCCCTAG GGAGGACCTGGCAAACGGATGCAATCTTGATTGA
- the LOC133692248 gene encoding splicing factor U2af small subunit B-like — protein sequence MAEHLASIFGTEKDRVNCPFYFKIGACRHGDRCSRLHNRPTISPTLLLSNMYQRPDMITPGVDAQGQPLDPHKIQEHFEEFYEDIFEELNKFGEIESLNVCDNLADHMIGNVYVLFKEEDQAAAALQALQGRFYSGRPIIADFSPVTDFREATCRQFEENNCNRGGYCNFMHVKLIGRDLRRKLFGRYRGYRVSRSRSRSASPRKRERDYDRRERDYRDRDRDRDRDYRGNGRRNDKYDREGGRKRHGSPVREGSEERRARIEQWNREREEKQ from the coding sequence ATGGCGGAGCACTTAGCTTCAATCTTCGGTACTGAGAAAGACCGAGTTAATTGTCCTTTCTACTTCAAGATTGGCGCATGCCGTCACGGCGATCGATGCTCTCGCCTCCACAACCGCCCCACCATCTCTCCCACTCTCTTATTATCCAACATGTACCAGCGTCCTGACATGATTACTCCTGGCGTCGATGCTCAAGGTCAGCCACTTGACCCGCACAAGATCCAGGAGCATTTTGAAGAATTTTACGAGGATATTTTTGAAGAACTGAACAAATTTGGCGAGATCGagagcctcaatgtttgtgataATCTCGCTGATCACATGATCGGTAACGTTTATGTTCTGTTCAAGGAGGAAGACCAAGCTGCAGCCGCTTTGCAAGCTCTTCAAGGACGATTTTACTCTGGTCGCCCAATCATTGCTGATTTCTCTCCCGTCACTGATTTTCGTGAAGCTACCTGCAGGCAGTTTGAGGAGAATAACTGCAACCGTGGCggttattgtaattttatgCACGTGAAGCTGATTGGGAGGGATTTGCGGAGAAAGTTGTTTGGAAGATATCGTGGATATAGGGTTAGTAGGAGTCGGAGTAGGAGTGCGAGTCCTAGGAAGAGGGAGAGAGATTATGATAGGCGTGAGAGGGATTACAGGGACAGAGATCGAGACAGAGACCGTGATTATCGTGGAAATGGGAGGAGGAATGACAAGTATGacagagagggagggagaaaaAGACATGGGAGTCCAGTTAGGGAAGGCAGTGAGGAACGAAGGGCTAGGATTGAGCAATGGAATAGAGAGAGGGAGGAGAAACAGTAA
- the LOC133692881 gene encoding LOW QUALITY PROTEIN: serine/threonine-protein kinase ZRK1-like (The sequence of the model RefSeq protein was modified relative to this genomic sequence to represent the inferred CDS: inserted 1 base in 1 codon), with amino-acid sequence MAKSRQSKILLDRGSELLEERIRFCDGRCRSNPIRNFSVDQICRAIQDFQKIHPLQSYIEFEWQKGVLDGRLVFIKRYARGGQEVYRDIVVSSQMSSHNNVLKLLGCCLEIPEGPALVYEYPENESLDRHIHDGSLPWGTRLKIAKEIANAVAYLHTAFPRPIIHRDIKPANIFLNQNYAAKLSDFSFSISIPEGESKVGDDLLVGTFGXLGPDYTMTNFVTEKTDVFSFGVLLLVLLTGRATRQGEIHLIEHVKLLVEQDRVHEAVDPMIRGNGGEAIDQQQLEASIELALRCTDDSGEDRPLMIEVAKEIQRIERSITAAP; translated from the exons ATGGCGAAGAGCAGGCAGAGCAAGATATTATTGGATCGTGGAAGTGAGTTATTGGAGGAAAGGATCAGATTTTGTGATGGTAGATGTAGATCAAATCCTATCAGGAACTTCTCTGTTGATCAAATCTGCAGAGCCATACAAGACTTCCAAAAAATTCACCCCTTACAAAGCTATATAGAATTTGAATGGCAAAAGGGAGTTCTAGATGGGCGTCTTGTTTTCATCAAGAGGTATGCAAGAGGCGGTCAAGAGGTCTACCGTGACATTGTGGTCTCGTCGCAGATGAGCAGTCACAACAATGTTCTCAAGCTATTAGGTTGTTGTTTGGAGATCCCAGAAGGCCCAGCTCTAGTTTATGAATATCCAGAGAATGAAAGTCTGGATAGACATATTCATGATGGATCATTACCTTGGGGAACCAGATTGAAAATTGCCAAGGAAATTGCAAATGCCGTGGCATATCTCCACACTGCATTTCCCAGGCCCATCATCCACAGAGACATAAAACCTGCAAATATCTTCCTCAACCAGAATTATGCTGCCAAGTTGTCCGATTTCTCTTTTTCCATATCAATTCCTGAAGGTGAATCGAAGGTTGGAGATGATCTTCTTGTTGGGACATTTG TTCTTGGACCTGATTATACGATGACAAATTTTGTGACAGAGAAGACTGATGTCTTCAGCTTTGGGGTGCTGCTGCTCGTCCTTCTTACTGGACGAGCAACACGTCAAGGGGAAATCCATCTGATAGAGCATGTGAAACTCTTGGTTGAACAGGATCGGGTACATGAAGCTGTGGATCCTATGATTAGGGGAAACGGGGGAGAAGCAATTGATCAGCAACAACTGGAAGCATCCATTGAACTAGCCTTGAGATGCACCGATGATTCAGGAGAAGATAGGCCACTAATGATAGAAGTAGCAAAAGAAATCCAGCGAATTGAAAGATCCATCACTGCAGCTCCATAG
- the LOC133692880 gene encoding protein PIN-LIKES 3-like, translating into MGLLDLLIASSIPVLKVLLITAIGSYLALDHVDVLGEDARKHVNNVVFYVFNPALVSSNLAETITYDSMKKMWFMPFNILITFVIGSLLGWFVVQFTRPPSHLHGLIVGCCAAGNLGNMFLIMIPAICKEKGSPFGSPDICETFGLGYVSLSMAIGAVYLWSYVFNIVRASSFPSVKQFDKIHVDESSIETPKSELGSCKEPLLASENQADRYALRSSASDEMVVRSGLKQKIVVVFGNINWKSLFAPSTIGAIVGFVIGVIPKTRKLMVGNDAPLRVIQDSASLLGDGAIPTLNLIMGANLLKGLRGSGIQKSVIFGIIVARYIALPLIGIFIVRGALRFGFIPQDPLYQFILLLQFAVPPAMNMGTITQLFGAGETECSVIILWAYALASISLTLWSTFFMWLVA; encoded by the exons ATGGGGCTTTTGGATCTCTTGATTGCTTCATCGATTCCTGTCTTGAAAGTGCTTTTGATAACAGCAATTGGATCATATCTTGCTCTTGATCATGTTGATGTGTTGGGAGAAGATGCTAGAAAGCATGTAAATAAT gttgtattttatgttttcaatccAGCCCTTGTGTCCTCCAACCTTGCTGAAACTATTACATATGACAGCATGAAGAAGAT GTGGTTCATGCCATTCAATATTCTCATCACATTTGTCATTGGTTCCTTGCTTGGCTGGTTTGTTGTCCAATTCACCAGACCTCCCTCACACCTGCATGGCCTCATCGTGGGTTGCTGTGCCGCAG GGAATTTGGGGAATATGTTTCTTATCATGATCCCAGcaatttgtaaagaaaaaggaagccCCTTTGGATCTCCAGATATCTGCGAGACATTTGGATTGGGTTATGTTTCACTTTCAATGGCG ATTGGAGCTGTTTATCTATGGTCCTATGTGTTTAATATTGTGCGGGCATCTTCATTTCCGAGCGTTAAGCAATTCGATAAGATCCATGTGGATGAATCTTCAATAGAAACACCCAAATCTGAGCTGGGGAGTTGCAAGGAACCACTACTAGCTTCTGAGAACCAGGCGGATCGATATGCACTGCGCAGCTCAGCATCTGATGAG ATGGTGGTTCGCAGCGGATTGAAGCAAAAGATCGTGGTGGTCTTCGGAAATATCAATTGGAAGTCTCTGTTTGCTCCTTCTACAATTGGAGCG ATTGTTGGGTTTGTAATTGGAGTCATCCCAAAGACCCGGAAATTAATGGTTGGCAATGATGCTCCTCTTCGCGTGATTCAAGACTCTGCTTCCTTGTTGGG AGATGGAGCCATCCCAACCCTCAACCTGATAATGGGGGCTAACCTTTTGAAAG GCTTACGAGGGTCAGGAATTCAGAAATCTGTAATTTTTGGCATCATAGTTGCCCGTTATATTGCCCTGCCCCTAATTGGCATTTTCATCGTTAGAGGAGCACTCCGGTTCGGTTTTATTCCTCAAGATCCTCTGTATCAGTTTATTCTTCTGCTTCAATTTGCAGTACCGCCTGCAATGAACATGG GTACCATCACCCAACTGTTTGGAGCGGGAGAGACTGAATGTTCTGTTATCATACTCTGGGCTTATGCCTTGGCTTCAATTTCACTCACTCTTTGGTCAACCTTCTTTATGTGGCTGGTGGCTTGA